Part of the Allofrancisella guangzhouensis genome is shown below.
TTCTAAATTCTAGCCTTTCAACCTCTTGAGCAACCTCTTGAATATCTTTTGTGATTTCCTGGATTAAATCCCCATCTCCTTCTGCTAGCTCAAGAAGGTCATTTAAAGCTTCTATGGTCTCTGTGATATGCTCACAAGTTAATACCACACTCTCTAACTCAACTTTCTGTTTGCCCAAGTTTTGTGCACGCTCAGGATTATCCCAGATAGAGCCATCTTCTAGCTCCATTAAAATTTCTATTAACTTTTCTTTTTTGACATCATAGTCAAAGATAACCTCGTAATAATTCTATACGAGTAGATAAATTTTTTAATAATATTTTATAGTTTATTGCTTCCATATTTGTTATCACTTATACACTGAATTTGTGTATAAAGTTTATATTTTTAGAGAGGCTAACTCAAATAAATAAGAACTTTTTTAATAAAGATCATGATCATTAGTTAAGTTATAAAAGTACTCTCACCTGTAGAAATTACCTTTTTATGTTTTTATCTAGTAAAATTAAGTATCTAATTCAAAAATTATTTCAGAAAGTTATGACTGTGACCGAAGCATTAAAAAAACGTAAATCCGTTAGAAAATTTCTAGACAAACTTATACCTGAAGAGCTACTCGTTGAATTATTTGAAGCTGCGAAATGGGCGCCTTCTAGTAAAAACACTCAACCTTGGAAAATAGCTGTCGTCAGTGGAGAAAAAAAAGAGAAATTAATGAATAAAATACTTAAAGCCCATAAAGAAGGACAAAAGCCACGCATGGAATACAAATATGATGGAGAAAGATTAGAGGATGAACTAAAGCAAAGAGCTATAAAATGTGGACAAGACCTGTATAACGCTCTAGAAATAGCACAAGATGATAAAGATGGACGGTTACAACAATGGGCAAAAAACTATCTTTCTTTTAAATCACCAACCGCTATATTTATATTTAAACATCCTGACACCGGAATTAGTGGCTACATAGACTGTGGTATGCTAATTCAATCTATAATGCTAGCAGCAGTTGATTTAGGATTAGCAACATGTCCTCAAGCATCGCTAGCACACTATCCAGATATAGTAAAAGAAGAATTAGGCTACAAAGATGATGTATTACTGTGTGGAATCGCTATAGGATATGAAGATGTCCAAGATAAAGTAAATAATTATCGCACAGAAAGAGAAAATTTAAATAATATAGTTAATTTTTTTAGGGAGATTTATTAATTGGTATATTAAATGTATAATTATAGATTAAAGTAATATATAATTATGTATTATTATAATACGAAAGGAGATTAGTTATGGTGAATATTGATTTTAGTAAAGATATAATTGAGGCAACTCGTTATTTCATCAAGGTAGTAGAACTAGGATCATATAGTTCTGTGAAAAAATTCTACAATGTTGAACTTAACACTATAAAAAGCAAGATAGATACACTAGAAACATATCTTGGAGTTAAGCTTATACAAAATATACACAATCGTATCACCCCAACAAAAAATGGCGTAAAGTATTATCACTCTTGTAGCAAAATATATAAAGATCTAGAAAGCACTATTGATAGTGTTAAAAACAATGGCTTTAAAGAAAGACGGGCTATAAGAGTATTAGGCTCTCCACTTTCCATAAAAGTAACCATAGATAGAGTGATACCTAAGCTAAACCAAGACTCCACCAGCAACTTAAGGTTTACCTTAGATAATTATGCTCTAAACCACTTCGATGGTAAAGAATATCAGTTTGAAACATACGATGTAATTCTAATAAATACAAGACATCTAGAACATATTGATTTAAATGATTGGATAGTATGTAAGTCTATCAATTCTACAAAACTACCAGCTCTAATATACGGCGATAAAAACCTTATAAAAGATATGCATAATGAGCCGCAGAAAGTTTTAGAAACAGATTTGGTATTTAACCGATATGATTGGGATCACAATATTTTTAACTTCACGCATAAAGAAGATGAAGAAGATAACCACCAAAACAAAATGTATAGGTTTAACCCCAATAAAGTAAAATATCTGGTTAGTAATGAAGTACAAAAAGCTAATATTATAAAAAAAGAAAAAGTAATTGGCTTTATGCCTAAATTCTATTACGACTCACTCATGAAAGACTCTGAATATATTGATTTTGTAAGAGGATTTGAGGTAGATTTTCATATAGAGTCTTTTCTAGTTCTAGTATACAAATATTCAAAACATAAAGATAAGTTAGTTGAAATATTTAGAACTGAGTTGATAGAATTATTAGGGAATGATTTAGACGACCCTAGCAAAAATTAGACCTGTAAATAAAAAACCAAACAAAACCGTGGATAAAAATAGTAACGCTCAAATGTTTCTATATATTTTAGATAATTTTGATTTATCCCAGCACTCTATTTTCTCAAAGTCAGGCTCAAAAGTAAATCTTCCATCTGGGCTAATACCAGCATACATTTTCAAATAAAAATATAAGCTTCCTTTTTGCTTTTTATTAGGGAGTAGCTCTAAATTTCCTTTATAAAAAGAAGTAAATTTTTTTATAAAATCATTGCCATATAAACAAAGTTTATTAACTGTTTGTATAGATATATTAGAGTTTTCCGCTTGAGATAAAACAAAATATAAATGATTCTCTATAAAAATGGAAAACATCTCAAGATAGTTTTTTAGTAGGAAAGCCCTGATCTGCCCTGTTATACCATGCCTATTCCAAACGCCGTAATACGGGGAGTTAAACGATATGTTTAGAGTTTTCCCTGTAATACTTGTTATCAGTAAAGCAATTATAGACGATGAAAGAATAGGTTTTAATACACCAAAAGTTATACCCTTAGAGATTAGATGGGATAATGTATCTCGCTGCATTATAGCTTCACCAGATATATACGTTTCTCGGAAACTTTTTAGTAGCGCTGCTGTTGAATGCAGATTAGAGGTGTTTTGCTTAAATTTTAGTGCATAAGCTAATATACCACTACACATATTATCAATCCCCTTAAGAACATCCTTAGTATTTGAAAATAGCTCATTTATTTTTATAAATAAGTCACTATCCTCTGGTATACCTCGGAATTTTACTACTCTACCGCCACCATTAAAATCATTAAAGCTTTTTTCCTTTAATATCCTCTTCCCTAGGTCAGAGAATTTTTTAAAACTTTTATAATCAAGAAAGTCTTTCGCCTGGGTTTTTAAGCTAGAGTCTGACTGACAAATAAAAGCCCATAGTTTTTCACTTTCAGAAATCTGATCTATAGAAACCTGATCTAAAAAACTTTGTTCATGTAGTGATGTATTTATATTTTCTAAAGTATTTCCTATGACCTTAAAGAGTTTCAAAATAACTTTTTTGTGTCGGGTATCAGGAAGTAAGTAATACCCTAGCAACCGATCCATGTCATAAAGATCAAGCACAGAGACATCGCCTACTTCCAAACATTTTGAATCTATTACAGAGGCATAATGTAACACTGATAGCGCTATAAAAGAATAGTGGGTGGTTATAAAACATCTTTTACATTTATCTTGGCTTATTTGATTTAACCTTCTTCCGAAACCTATAAAAAGCTTTTTAAGTTCTTCATCACTATCTCTATTTAAAATAGCCTTTATTCGGTTAACCTTTTCAAGCTCTATAATTGTTATCTCATTTATATGAACCCCTTGACCTTTAATATTCAGCATTAAATTACCAATAGCTAAATTAAGGTGATTTTTATTATTTTGAATTTCATATAGATCAGTAAATGAATCAATGCCTTTTAAAAAAGCTTTTTTTACAGCTTCTATAGATATCAGCTTTATCATTTTTCTCCTCCAAACAATACTCTGTTTATTTGATTTTAAAAACTCTCTCCTTGTCTTTGTCAGTATTTTGAGAAACTTTTGCTTCTGAATAAGAAATAGAATCTCTAGTTGATAAATAATTAAATAATCCCACCAAAATGTGGATAAATATTATTCCCAAACCAATATATGCTAAATACTCATGAACGTTTTTTAGTTGTCCAATATACTCCTTTGGCATATGATCAATAAGGCTTGGTAACCCAAATGGTATTGAATATGTGCCTTTTGCACTTATTATGCACCAGCCTAAAATAGGCATAGCCATTAACCAAAAATATAAAAAACCATGGACTAATTTAGCCAAAAGTTTACGAAGTAAACCATAACCAGGCCTTGGAGACATAATAAATTGTTTTAAAATGATTCTAAAAGTAGTCAAAAATAAAATACTAAAACCTATATAGAAATGTGAACTTTTCATAAAACCATAGAAAACTGTATTTTTACCAAAAGCACTCCTAAACTCTATAGATACAAACACTAAAATTAGCAAAACAACTGTGAGCCAGTGAAGGGCTATAATAAGTTTCTTAACATGATCTTTTTTATGCATACTTTAAAAATTACTATAACACCTTAATTCTAGATTATAAGCTAGTAGATGTTATTAAGAAAATATTTTATAGCTAAAAAATTCCAATAGAATGATACAGTACAGTATAGATAATCCCTGTAACAAAAATACACGCAGGGATAGTTAATAGCCATGCTGTTGCTAGCTTTTTAACAACTCTCCAATTAACTCCTGAATCAGCAAAGCCAGCACCCATAATTGAACCTGATGCAACTTGAGTGGTACTAACTGGTAAGCCTATATGAGAAGCACCTAAAACTAATAACCCTGAACTTAGCTCAGCTGAAACAGCATTTGTAGGCTCAAGTTTCGAGAGCTTTGTACTTAAGGTTTTTATAATCTTTTTACCTCCAGAAAGAGTTCCTAATCCCATAGCTGCACCACAAACTATTATAACCCAATCTGGAACTACAGTAGTCTGTACTAAACCAGCACTTAATAATGCTAAAGTTATAATTGACATAGTTTTTTGAGCATCATTTGAACCATGTGAAAATGATAATAAACTAGTTGATACTACTTGTAACTCTCTAATGTATTTGTTAGTAAGTCTTACATTTTTTACTTGAGTAAAAATATTTAACAATACTATACAAACGATTAAAGCTACAAAAAAAGCTAAAACTGGCGAGCTAATCATTGGTACCAGAACCTTATTAAGTACTGTAATGTAATTAACATCTTTATAGCTGGCTCCTACTATAACGGCCCCCACTAAAGAGCCTATTAGAGCATGAGAGGAGCTTGATGGAATACCAAAATACCATGTAAAAAAGTTCCAACTTATAGCTCCTAACAGTGCAGATACAAGAACTATATCTGAAACTACGCTTGTATCTACAAGTCCTTTTGAGATAGTAGCTGCAACAGCAGTACCAAAAAACGCTCCTAAAAAATTAAAAAAAGCTGCTAAACCTATAGCTTGGTGGGGGGTTAAAGATTTAGTAGCTATTGGTGTAGCAACAACGTTTGCTGCATCATGAAAACCATTAGTAAACTCAAAAAATAAAGCTATACAAATGATTATTATTAATACTGATGTAACCATTTTGACAAGACCCTACTTTAAACTTCTTTCACATATATTCTCATTATTGATTCTGCGACAGCTGTACAAGTTGAAATAGCGTTTTCTATGGTTTTGTAGATATCTTTGACCTTCATTATA
Proteins encoded:
- a CDS encoding nitroreductase — translated: MTVTEALKKRKSVRKFLDKLIPEELLVELFEAAKWAPSSKNTQPWKIAVVSGEKKEKLMNKILKAHKEGQKPRMEYKYDGERLEDELKQRAIKCGQDLYNALEIAQDDKDGRLQQWAKNYLSFKSPTAIFIFKHPDTGISGYIDCGMLIQSIMLAAVDLGLATCPQASLAHYPDIVKEELGYKDDVLLCGIAIGYEDVQDKVNNYRTERENLNNIVNFFREIY
- a CDS encoding LysR family transcriptional regulator domain-containing protein, with the protein product MVNIDFSKDIIEATRYFIKVVELGSYSSVKKFYNVELNTIKSKIDTLETYLGVKLIQNIHNRITPTKNGVKYYHSCSKIYKDLESTIDSVKNNGFKERRAIRVLGSPLSIKVTIDRVIPKLNQDSTSNLRFTLDNYALNHFDGKEYQFETYDVILINTRHLEHIDLNDWIVCKSINSTKLPALIYGDKNLIKDMHNEPQKVLETDLVFNRYDWDHNIFNFTHKEDEEDNHQNKMYRFNPNKVKYLVSNEVQKANIIKKEKVIGFMPKFYYDSLMKDSEYIDFVRGFEVDFHIESFLVLVYKYSKHKDKLVEIFRTELIELLGNDLDDPSKN
- a CDS encoding inorganic phosphate transporter, yielding MVTSVLIIIICIALFFEFTNGFHDAANVVATPIATKSLTPHQAIGLAAFFNFLGAFFGTAVAATISKGLVDTSVVSDIVLVSALLGAISWNFFTWYFGIPSSSSHALIGSLVGAVIVGASYKDVNYITVLNKVLVPMISSPVLAFFVALIVCIVLLNIFTQVKNVRLTNKYIRELQVVSTSLLSFSHGSNDAQKTMSIITLALLSAGLVQTTVVPDWVIIVCGAAMGLGTLSGGKKIIKTLSTKLSKLEPTNAVSAELSSGLLVLGASHIGLPVSTTQVASGSIMGAGFADSGVNWRVVKKLATAWLLTIPACIFVTGIIYTVLYHSIGIF
- a CDS encoding cytochrome b, producing MHKKDHVKKLIIALHWLTVVLLILVFVSIEFRSAFGKNTVFYGFMKSSHFYIGFSILFLTTFRIILKQFIMSPRPGYGLLRKLLAKLVHGFLYFWLMAMPILGWCIISAKGTYSIPFGLPSLIDHMPKEYIGQLKNVHEYLAYIGLGIIFIHILVGLFNYLSTRDSISYSEAKVSQNTDKDKERVFKIK